In Caballeronia sp. Lep1P3, one DNA window encodes the following:
- a CDS encoding glucose/quinate/shikimate family membrane-bound PQQ-dependent dehydrogenase, with protein MNTNAPPARSPVVAPSPVVKWITVVFLALSGLYLGAVGVWLVAIGGSPYYVIAGIVMLAIAWLMWRRNTLALMLYALLLLGTLIWAVVEAGFDFWALAPRLDVLVIVGIWLLLPFTYRLYAGRVKSGAFALVVALVLTGIALVYAAFNDPQEVNGTVSAQASGAPAAPAATSGRPGDWLAYGNSQRGTRYSPLTEINDKNVGDLKQAWSFRTGDMKGPNDPLEITDEVTPIAVDGTLFFCTPHQNAIALDGATGKEKWRFNPELKPDPSFQHVTCRGVSYYETPAAAQARQTKSTAALPMCSRRVILPVNDGRLFELDAATGQRCPGFAANGLLDLQHLQPVKTPGQYEPTSPPIITSKVIVMAGSVTDNYGTREPSGVIRGFDVDTGKLLWAFDPGARNPNAIPDDQHSYTMNSPNSWAPAAYDAQLDLVYLPMGVSTPDIWGGNRTPEEERYASGLLALNASTGKLAWFYQTVHHDLWDMDLPAQPTIADIKDANGNIVPAIYAPAKTGNIFVLDRRTGKPIVPAPEQPVPQGAAQGDRLSPTQPFSQLTYRPQKNLTGADMWGATMYDQLACRIIFHRLRYEGPFTPPSEQGTLVFPGNLGMFEWGGLAVDTDRSIAIANPIALPFVSKLIPRGPNNPIEPPQAGQAGTGAETGIQPQYGVPFGVTLNPFLSPLRLPCKEPAWGYVSALDLQTNKVIWKKRIGTTRDSSPIPLPFKMGMPMLGGPMTTAGHVFFIGATSDDYLRAFSTDNGDELWHARLPAGGQATPMTYEANGKQYVLIAAGGHGSFLTKLGDYVVAYALPDKH; from the coding sequence ATGAATACGAATGCTCCGCCCGCGCGATCGCCTGTCGTCGCGCCATCGCCTGTCGTGAAATGGATCACCGTCGTGTTTCTCGCGTTATCGGGCCTCTATCTCGGCGCTGTCGGCGTCTGGCTCGTCGCGATCGGCGGATCGCCCTATTACGTGATCGCCGGCATCGTCATGCTGGCGATCGCGTGGCTCATGTGGCGACGCAATACGCTCGCGCTCATGCTCTACGCGCTGCTGCTTCTCGGCACGCTGATATGGGCCGTGGTCGAGGCGGGCTTCGACTTCTGGGCGCTCGCGCCGCGTCTCGATGTGCTCGTCATCGTCGGCATCTGGCTGTTGCTGCCGTTCACGTATCGGCTCTATGCCGGGCGGGTGAAAAGCGGCGCGTTCGCGCTCGTCGTCGCGCTCGTGCTCACGGGCATCGCGTTGGTGTATGCGGCGTTCAACGATCCGCAGGAAGTGAACGGCACGGTCTCCGCGCAGGCATCGGGCGCGCCCGCAGCGCCCGCCGCGACGTCCGGACGCCCCGGCGACTGGCTCGCCTACGGCAATTCGCAGCGCGGCACACGGTATTCGCCGCTGACCGAGATCAACGACAAGAACGTGGGCGATCTGAAGCAAGCGTGGTCCTTCCGCACGGGCGACATGAAAGGCCCGAACGATCCGCTCGAAATCACCGATGAAGTCACGCCGATCGCCGTCGACGGCACGCTTTTCTTCTGCACGCCGCACCAGAACGCCATTGCGCTCGACGGCGCGACCGGCAAGGAGAAATGGCGCTTCAATCCCGAACTCAAGCCCGACCCGAGCTTTCAGCACGTGACCTGCCGCGGCGTCTCCTACTACGAGACGCCGGCCGCCGCTCAAGCGCGTCAGACGAAGAGCACCGCCGCGCTGCCGATGTGCTCGCGCCGCGTGATCCTTCCGGTGAACGACGGCCGCCTTTTCGAACTCGACGCCGCGACCGGCCAGCGCTGCCCCGGCTTCGCCGCGAACGGTCTGCTCGATTTGCAGCACCTTCAGCCGGTGAAAACGCCCGGTCAGTACGAACCGACTTCGCCGCCGATCATCACGTCGAAGGTGATCGTCATGGCGGGTTCCGTCACCGACAACTACGGCACGCGCGAGCCGTCGGGCGTGATTCGCGGCTTCGATGTCGACACCGGCAAGCTGCTCTGGGCCTTCGATCCGGGTGCGCGCAATCCGAACGCGATCCCCGATGACCAGCACAGCTACACGATGAATTCGCCGAACTCGTGGGCGCCCGCCGCTTACGACGCGCAACTCGATCTCGTCTATCTGCCGATGGGCGTATCGACGCCGGACATCTGGGGCGGCAACCGCACGCCGGAAGAAGAGCGTTACGCGAGCGGCCTGCTCGCGCTCAACGCATCGACAGGCAAGCTCGCGTGGTTCTACCAGACCGTGCACCACGACCTGTGGGATATGGACCTGCCCGCGCAGCCGACCATCGCGGATATCAAGGACGCGAACGGCAACATCGTTCCCGCGATCTACGCGCCCGCGAAGACCGGCAACATCTTCGTGCTCGACCGGCGCACCGGCAAGCCGATCGTGCCCGCGCCCGAGCAGCCCGTGCCGCAGGGCGCGGCGCAGGGCGATCGCCTGTCGCCGACGCAGCCGTTCTCGCAGCTCACCTACCGGCCGCAGAAGAACCTGACCGGCGCGGACATGTGGGGCGCGACGATGTACGACCAGCTCGCCTGCCGCATCATCTTCCATCGCCTGCGCTACGAAGGGCCGTTCACGCCGCCGTCGGAGCAAGGCACGCTCGTGTTCCCGGGCAATCTAGGCATGTTCGAATGGGGCGGCCTCGCGGTCGATACGGACCGCAGCATCGCGATTGCGAATCCGATCGCGCTGCCGTTCGTCTCGAAGCTGATTCCGCGCGGCCCGAACAACCCGATCGAGCCGCCGCAGGCGGGACAAGCCGGCACCGGCGCGGAAACCGGCATTCAGCCGCAGTACGGCGTGCCGTTCGGCGTGACGCTCAATCCGTTCCTCTCGCCGCTGCGTCTGCCGTGCAAGGAACCGGCGTGGGGCTATGTGTCGGCGCTCGATCTGCAGACGAACAAGGTGATCTGGAAGAAGCGCATCGGCACGACCCGCGATTCTTCGCCGATTCCGCTTCCGTTCAAGATGGGCATGCCGATGCTCGGCGGCCCGATGACGACGGCGGGCCACGTGTTCTTCATCGGCGCGACGTCGGACGATTATCTGCGCGCGTTCAGCACCGATAACGGCGACGAGTTGTGGCATGCGCGTCTGCCTGCGGGCGGCCAGGCCACGCCGATGACCTACGAGGCGAACGGCAAGCAGTACGTGCTGATCGCTGCGGGCGGCCACGGCTCGTTCCTCACGAAGCTCGGCGATTACGTGGTCGCCTACGCGTTGCCCGACAAGCACTGA